One Armatimonadota bacterium DNA window includes the following coding sequences:
- a CDS encoding YwbE family protein: MPVPNRIEIAPGKRVRIVEKQNQPTGALTEGVVARILTKSPNHPHGIKVMLEDGRVGRVQELLQRDLCPADGCQKRPRLVQLGARQCDLRADWQTRVRGAGQRPRARPSPPSSPASPCASP; this comes from the coding sequence ATGCCTGTACCGAACAGAATCGAGATCGCGCCGGGGAAGCGCGTGCGGATCGTCGAGAAGCAGAACCAGCCGACCGGGGCGCTGACAGAGGGAGTGGTTGCGCGGATACTGACCAAGAGCCCGAATCATCCCCACGGCATCAAGGTGATGCTCGAGGACGGCCGCGTCGGTCGCGTGCAGGAGTTGCTGCAGCGTGATCTGTGTCCCGCGGACGGTTGCCAGAAAAGGCCCCGACTCGTGCAGCTCGGGGCCCGACAGTGTGACTTGCGTGCAGACTGGCAAACGCGCGTCCGCGGAGCGGGTCAGAGGCCTAGAGCGCGCCCTTCGCCGCCTTCTTCTCCTGCTTCTCCTTGCGCTTCTCCTTGA
- a CDS encoding creatininase family protein, translated as MRYEFTKPEEYRAIKATVPIAYLPWGAHEWHGLHNPLGLDTLKAHGLCMALCAETGGIVFPQIYCGTQTMKPHAGFDATLDFTPECVRLLAQEYLAQLLDEGFKVIVILMGHYGAEHQKVLKDVAAGFNDSQKACVCWAFPDYEMTLPDGIKGDHAGATETSYMMLFHPESVDLSRLDQEGELDMKVQGIGGEDPRIHASAAHGLHGVQAMVKNGAPKILEMLAKMAEADNG; from the coding sequence ATGAGATACGAGTTCACCAAACCCGAAGAATACCGCGCGATCAAGGCGACCGTCCCGATTGCCTACCTCCCCTGGGGCGCTCACGAATGGCACGGGCTGCACAACCCGCTCGGCCTCGACACGCTCAAGGCCCACGGGCTCTGCATGGCCCTCTGTGCCGAGACCGGCGGGATCGTCTTCCCGCAGATATACTGCGGCACCCAGACGATGAAGCCCCACGCAGGGTTCGACGCAACCCTCGACTTCACCCCGGAGTGCGTCCGGCTGCTGGCACAGGAGTACCTCGCCCAGCTCCTCGACGAGGGGTTCAAGGTCATCGTCATCCTGATGGGCCACTACGGCGCCGAGCACCAGAAGGTCCTGAAGGACGTCGCCGCCGGGTTCAATGACAGTCAGAAAGCGTGCGTCTGCTGGGCGTTCCCCGACTACGAGATGACGCTGCCCGACGGCATCAAGGGCGACCACGCCGGCGCGACCGAGACCTCGTACATGATGCTCTTCCACCCGGAGTCGGTCGATCTCAGCCGCCTCGATCAGGAAGGCGAACTCGACATGAAGGTCCAGGGCATCGGCGGCGAGGACCCGCGCATCCATGCCTCGGCCGCCCACGGTCTTCACGGCGTGCAGGCGATGGTCAAGAACGGCGCCCCGAAGATCCTCGAGATGCTGGCGAAGATGGCGGAGGCAGACAATGGATAG
- a CDS encoding HIT family protein: MDSEWLDKIEGTNCPLCKNPSHGCEMVLDGSVTRAYLQPSATFRGYCVLVLKRHAVELDDLTSEERAALIEDIARVGHAIRAVCNPAKLNYEILGNIVPHVHAHIIPRYADDPGWGWPAWDMLPDKAHLSSAEYAALATALRGRL, translated from the coding sequence ATGGATAGTGAGTGGCTGGACAAGATCGAAGGCACGAACTGCCCGCTGTGCAAGAACCCGTCCCACGGCTGCGAGATGGTGCTGGATGGGAGCGTGACTCGTGCATATCTTCAGCCGAGCGCGACCTTTCGGGGATACTGCGTCCTCGTTCTGAAGAGGCATGCCGTGGAGTTGGACGATCTGACTTCCGAGGAGCGGGCGGCGCTCATCGAAGACATCGCGAGGGTAGGGCACGCTATCCGGGCGGTCTGCAATCCGGCCAAGCTCAACTACGAGATTCTGGGCAACATAGTGCCGCACGTGCACGCCCATATAATCCCCCGCTACGCCGACGATCCTGGCTGGGGTTGGCCTGCCTGGGACATGCTTCCCGACAAGGCGCACTTGTCCTCTGCGGAATATGCCGCTCTTGCGACGGCGCTTCGCGGGAGGCTCTGA
- the hisA gene encoding phosphoribosylformimino-5-aminoimidazole carboxamide ribotide isomerase has protein sequence MRFRPCIDLHNGVVKQIVGGTLTDDGEKLVTNFRSPFRAGYYALKFREDNLTGGHIIILDSDPLNAAAAVDAFEAWPNAFQLGGGMNPENASGWLDRGASAIIVTSYVFRDGHVNMDNLARMAQSVGRDKLVLDLSCRKRDGRYYIVTNRWQKFTDVEITEANLDMLSRHCFEFLVHAADIEGLASGIDTDLVKKLGGWDGIAITYAGGIRSMEDVLLIKDLSGGRLDFTVGSALDLYGGKGIKYADLVAFNSSDERIAV, from the coding sequence ATGAGATTCAGGCCCTGCATTGACCTTCACAACGGAGTGGTCAAACAGATCGTCGGCGGCACCCTGACCGACGACGGCGAAAAGCTCGTCACCAACTTCAGATCTCCGTTCCGAGCCGGCTATTATGCCCTCAAGTTTAGAGAGGACAACCTGACCGGCGGACACATCATAATACTCGACTCCGACCCCCTGAATGCCGCCGCGGCGGTGGACGCCTTCGAGGCATGGCCGAATGCATTTCAGCTCGGCGGCGGGATGAATCCGGAGAACGCGTCCGGATGGCTCGACAGGGGGGCGTCGGCGATCATCGTCACTTCCTACGTATTCCGCGACGGTCATGTGAACATGGACAACCTCGCGAGGATGGCGCAGTCCGTAGGCAGGGACAAGCTCGTACTCGATCTGAGCTGCCGAAAGCGCGACGGCCGCTACTACATCGTCACCAACCGTTGGCAGAAGTTCACCGACGTCGAGATCACCGAGGCGAACCTCGACATGCTGTCGAGACACTGTTTCGAGTTCCTGGTCCACGCTGCGGACATCGAGGGCCTGGCGAGTGGGATTGACACGGATCTCGTGAAGAAGCTCGGCGGATGGGACGGCATCGCGATCACCTACGCGGGCGGCATCCGCAGCATGGAGGACGTTCTCCTCATCAAGGACCTCTCCGGCGGCCGGCTCGACTTCACCGTTGGCAGCGCCCTCGACCTCTACGGGGGCAAGGGCATCAAGTACGCCGATCTCGTGGCGTTCAACAGCTCCGACGAGCGGATAGCCGTCTAG
- a CDS encoding TolC family protein: protein MRFFIILAVVASALAAGAACAQESPLSTLSLRDAVSTALGDNPSLRQAQEGYLSAESRLRVAGLETTYGLGGRTRFEDSPTDSGVSGSIFGSLEYENLLGTSASVEFSPLGIGGERGSIGLSIRHPLLSGSGRLSSKSDLLLGARSSVAIQSKELYRSRQATVVAVVEAYYQAVLAQERIKVQEAAVKIAEEALYGARRREEARLVTGIEVSRAETNLAQTRDTLNLQHQSAKGALDRLMLAIGVGIGCTPELTDRLPEAMSDLPDLNTAIKAALGNRAELTVYDQRLVDQERRLAIASDELRSRLDAVMGYQSRTAASGLASPSMFDSGSLIAGVEFTFPLDKRIGLESRDTASRELDLLKELRDYRADQVVEEVRRAYRSLQSAEASLNIYSQNLEAAQTQLHLAQRMVEEGEGSNREVLDAQNALTRVESGVLSARADLYLAGLDLLYAMGEDLTTVVMK from the coding sequence GTGCGCTTCTTCATAATACTGGCGGTTGTGGCGTCGGCGCTTGCGGCCGGCGCGGCTTGCGCTCAGGAGTCACCTCTCTCCACTCTATCGCTGAGGGATGCGGTCTCTACGGCCTTGGGAGACAATCCGAGCCTCAGGCAGGCCCAGGAGGGCTATCTCTCGGCGGAGTCGCGGCTCAGGGTCGCCGGCCTCGAGACCACCTACGGTCTTGGTGGACGGACGCGCTTCGAGGACTCGCCGACCGATTCGGGCGTATCCGGGAGTATCTTCGGCAGCCTCGAATACGAGAATCTGCTCGGCACGAGCGCGTCTGTCGAGTTCTCTCCGCTGGGCATCGGCGGCGAGCGCGGGTCCATCGGGCTCTCGATTCGCCATCCGCTTCTCAGCGGAAGCGGCCGCCTCTCCTCCAAGTCCGACCTCTTGCTCGGGGCGCGGAGTTCAGTTGCCATTCAGAGTAAGGAGCTCTATCGCTCCCGCCAGGCGACGGTGGTAGCGGTCGTGGAGGCGTACTACCAGGCCGTACTTGCCCAGGAGCGCATCAAGGTTCAGGAAGCGGCGGTAAAGATCGCCGAGGAGGCGCTGTACGGAGCGCGCAGGCGCGAGGAGGCCCGACTCGTGACCGGCATCGAAGTCTCCCGGGCCGAAACCAATCTTGCCCAGACAAGGGACACGCTGAACCTTCAGCATCAGTCCGCCAAGGGCGCTCTGGACCGGTTGATGCTGGCAATCGGAGTCGGCATCGGTTGCACTCCTGAGTTGACCGACAGGCTCCCTGAGGCCATGAGCGACCTCCCCGATCTCAACACCGCAATCAAGGCCGCGCTGGGCAATCGGGCTGAGCTCACGGTCTACGATCAGCGTCTTGTGGACCAGGAGCGGCGGCTGGCCATCGCCAGCGACGAACTCCGATCCAGGCTGGACGCGGTCATGGGCTACCAGTCCCGGACTGCTGCTTCCGGTCTGGCTTCTCCTTCCATGTTTGACTCCGGGTCGCTCATAGCCGGGGTGGAGTTCACCTTCCCGCTCGACAAGCGAATCGGCCTGGAATCACGCGATACCGCTTCGCGCGAGCTCGATCTCCTGAAGGAACTGCGCGACTACAGGGCCGACCAGGTCGTGGAGGAAGTCCGGCGGGCGTATCGTTCTCTGCAGTCGGCGGAAGCTTCTCTGAACATATACAGCCAGAACCTCGAGGCGGCGCAGACCCAGCTTCATCTTGCCCAGCGCATGGTGGAGGAGGGTGAGGGGTCGAACCGCGAAGTGCTGGATGCCCAGAATGCTCTGACGCGCGTCGAGAGCGGAGTGCTCTCTGCCCGGGCCGACCTCTATCTCGCCGGGCTCGATCTCCTGTACGCCATGGGCGAAGACCTGACTACGGTGGTAATGAAATGA
- a CDS encoding efflux RND transporter periplasmic adaptor subunit, producing the protein MKRHVKTWVPRILVVVALVLATRTWGVPIYRQYFTPKKTEVYIPTSKVKEGRFVVSFHEIGALDAERSVAVNSEINGKIITLIREGVVVKAGDELAVLDTSELERDVRNQTLEYENREADVDRARAEFELLQESNRTDRDQAEAQLEFDKNELKLAEQELEKKKRLADEKLIPGAQVDQAEGVVRSKTLAVQKGEALLKLKVKEIESKESQKQAEIRNMDFRARMAKMALDRESERMSGAVIRAPAPGLVVLSKVYDGSRGRRSLQEGDGVSPRQMLCQLPDLSSMQVKVQVGEADAPKVTIGMPVLIRLEAVPKKVFHGSVKSISSLATESNPWEGGTPGKKNFEVVIGVQERDPSTIKPGMTADAEFISDQIPKAVYVPIESVVEQGGKTYVYVKEGGRYTRVPVNTGKSNDNHICITQGLKAGQVIALRDPTRDLEHQEAGSKAPGADKNTKKSAPPIPGASE; encoded by the coding sequence ATGAAACGACATGTAAAGACTTGGGTGCCTCGGATACTGGTAGTAGTGGCATTGGTCCTCGCGACTCGGACGTGGGGCGTGCCGATCTACAGGCAGTATTTCACCCCCAAGAAGACCGAGGTCTACATTCCCACCAGCAAGGTGAAAGAGGGCAGGTTCGTTGTCAGTTTTCACGAGATCGGCGCCTTGGACGCCGAGCGCTCGGTGGCGGTGAACTCCGAGATCAACGGCAAGATCATCACCCTTATTCGCGAAGGCGTGGTTGTAAAGGCGGGCGATGAACTGGCGGTGCTCGACACCAGCGAGTTGGAGCGCGACGTGCGTAATCAGACTCTGGAGTACGAGAACAGGGAAGCGGACGTGGATCGGGCGAGAGCGGAGTTCGAGCTTCTTCAGGAGTCGAACAGGACGGATAGGGACCAGGCTGAGGCTCAACTGGAGTTCGACAAGAACGAACTGAAACTTGCCGAGCAGGAACTCGAGAAGAAGAAGCGCCTCGCCGATGAAAAGCTGATCCCCGGCGCGCAGGTTGACCAGGCCGAGGGTGTCGTCAGATCCAAGACTCTGGCCGTGCAGAAAGGTGAGGCGCTGCTCAAGCTGAAGGTCAAGGAGATCGAGTCCAAAGAGAGCCAGAAGCAGGCGGAGATTCGCAACATGGACTTCCGGGCCAGGATGGCGAAGATGGCCCTCGACCGCGAGAGCGAGCGCATGAGCGGCGCGGTGATTCGTGCTCCGGCGCCCGGGCTCGTGGTGCTGTCGAAGGTGTACGACGGCAGCCGGGGCAGGCGGTCTCTCCAGGAGGGCGACGGCGTGAGCCCCCGCCAGATGCTCTGTCAGCTTCCCGACCTCTCGAGCATGCAGGTCAAGGTCCAGGTCGGAGAGGCGGATGCTCCCAAGGTAACGATCGGCATGCCTGTGCTCATACGGCTGGAGGCGGTCCCGAAGAAGGTCTTCCACGGATCGGTCAAGAGCATATCCAGCCTCGCGACGGAGAGCAATCCCTGGGAAGGCGGCACTCCGGGGAAGAAGAATTTCGAGGTGGTGATCGGAGTCCAGGAGAGGGATCCATCCACCATAAAGCCGGGTATGACCGCTGACGCGGAGTTCATAAGCGACCAGATCCCCAAGGCTGTCTACGTGCCGATCGAATCCGTTGTCGAGCAGGGCGGGAAGACATACGTCTACGTCAAAGAAGGCGGCCGATACACGAGAGTGCCCGTCAATACCGGCAAGAGCAACGACAACCACATCTGCATTACCCAGGGGCTCAAGGCCGGACAGGTGATCGCTCTGCGAGACCCGACCCGCGATCTGGAGCATCAGGAAGCGGGCAGCAAAGCGCCCGGCGCGGACAAGAACACCAAGAAATCTGCGCCGCCGATCCCCGGCGCGAGCGAGTAG
- a CDS encoding ABC transporter permease, with the protein MGILDAIRTGLSELLSHKMRSMLTMLGVIFGVAAVIAMVSIGEGAKQEALSQIRLMGIDVVHIKRALTSGELLEKAQERSPYGLKFSDSESIRQVCDYAKRVVPLREIFADVRVGDTPVSVKVVGTIPGYELLTRSKVELGRFLNERDVSDNRAVCVLGAAAKRELFGFSEARGQTLKIGQELFRVIGVMAAKEIGSAKALSALRDLNSDVYIPITISLSDYQVSSQESIPSDYIKLRQIAWRLSNRPSLDKSPITEIIVQVENEAATVPTASVIRSVLDRQHRGIRDYEIIIPAELLRQSQQTQRIFNIVMAAIASISLLVGGIGIMNIMLATVTQRTREIGVRRCVGATRWDIIRQFMLEALVITCAGGLIGVGLGIAGARAISVYANWSTVVSVQAVIVAFGVSAVVGIVFGLYPAARAAAVDPIEALRYS; encoded by the coding sequence ATGGGAATCCTCGATGCGATACGAACGGGGTTGTCCGAACTGCTCTCCCACAAGATGCGTTCGATGCTGACGATGCTCGGCGTCATCTTCGGAGTCGCGGCCGTCATCGCGATGGTCTCCATCGGCGAGGGTGCGAAACAGGAAGCTCTCTCGCAGATTCGCCTCATGGGCATTGACGTCGTGCACATCAAGCGTGCACTTACCAGCGGGGAACTCCTGGAGAAGGCTCAGGAGCGCTCCCCCTACGGACTGAAGTTCTCCGACAGCGAGAGTATCCGCCAGGTGTGCGACTATGCCAAACGGGTAGTTCCCCTGCGCGAGATATTCGCCGACGTGCGTGTCGGCGATACCCCAGTCTCCGTCAAAGTGGTCGGCACGATTCCCGGCTATGAGTTGCTGACGCGATCGAAGGTGGAACTCGGCCGCTTCCTCAACGAGCGGGACGTGAGCGACAACCGCGCGGTCTGCGTCCTCGGCGCGGCCGCCAAGAGAGAGCTTTTCGGATTCTCGGAGGCTCGCGGCCAGACTCTCAAGATCGGGCAGGAACTGTTCCGGGTCATCGGGGTCATGGCGGCCAAGGAGATCGGTTCGGCTAAGGCGCTCTCCGCCCTGCGCGACCTGAACTCGGATGTCTACATACCGATCACCATCTCGCTCTCCGATTATCAGGTATCCTCTCAGGAGTCCATTCCTTCCGATTACATCAAGCTCAGGCAGATTGCCTGGCGCCTCAGCAACAGGCCGAGCCTCGACAAAAGCCCGATTACTGAGATCATCGTTCAGGTCGAAAACGAGGCCGCCACCGTGCCGACCGCGTCCGTCATCCGCTCGGTCCTCGACCGCCAGCATCGGGGCATCAGGGACTACGAGATCATCATACCCGCCGAGCTGCTGCGCCAGAGCCAGCAGACGCAGCGGATCTTCAACATAGTCATGGCTGCGATCGCCAGCATCTCCCTGCTCGTCGGCGGGATCGGCATCATGAACATCATGCTGGCGACAGTCACTCAGCGAACGAGGGAGATCGGAGTCAGGCGGTGCGTCGGGGCCACTCGCTGGGATATCATTCGGCAGTTCATGCTGGAAGCGCTGGTCATCACGTGCGCCGGCGGCCTGATCGGGGTGGGGCTGGGAATCGCGGGCGCGCGGGCAATATCGGTCTACGCGAATTGGAGCACCGTTGTCTCAGTCCAGGCGGTCATCGTCGCGTTCGGCGTCTCAGCGGTAGTCGGCATCGTCTTCGGGCTGTACCCTGCGGCGCGCGCCGCCGCCGTTGACCCTATCGAAGCGCTCAGATACTCGTAG
- a CDS encoding ABC transporter ATP-binding protein has protein sequence MSLLLVKDLRKTYKIGSIEVPALNGVSFRVEAGEFVAVMGPSGSGKSTLMNLIGCLDKPSGGTYILDGEDVSRLSDNARAAIRNRKIGFVFQSFNLLPRMSALKNAGLPMMYSGGYRDVQAPRRAIEAVGLLKRMHHTPMELSGGEQQRVAIARALVNDPPLIFGDEPTGNLDTATSNEIMAIFQQLNEAGKTVIIVTHEPDIAQHCKRILRFRDGLLESDEPVTEQVIAKSLGPAA, from the coding sequence ATGTCACTTCTCCTGGTCAAGGATCTGAGGAAAACATACAAGATCGGCAGTATCGAAGTTCCCGCGCTGAACGGAGTCTCGTTCCGTGTGGAGGCCGGGGAGTTCGTGGCCGTCATGGGTCCTTCCGGCTCAGGGAAGTCCACTCTGATGAACCTGATAGGCTGCCTGGACAAACCGTCGGGGGGCACCTATATTCTCGATGGCGAGGATGTCAGCCGATTGAGCGATAACGCTCGCGCGGCGATTCGCAACCGCAAGATCGGGTTCGTTTTCCAGAGTTTCAACCTGCTGCCTCGGATGTCGGCGCTGAAGAATGCCGGCCTGCCGATGATGTATTCCGGCGGGTACAGAGATGTGCAGGCTCCCAGACGAGCGATCGAGGCCGTCGGGCTGCTCAAGCGAATGCATCATACGCCGATGGAACTCTCCGGTGGCGAGCAGCAGCGCGTGGCGATCGCCCGGGCGCTGGTCAACGACCCGCCGTTGATCTTCGGCGACGAGCCGACCGGCAACCTGGACACCGCTACCAGCAACGAGATCATGGCTATATTCCAGCAGCTCAATGAAGCGGGCAAGACCGTTATCATCGTTACCCACGAGCCGGATATCGCGCAGCACTGCAAGCGCATCCTCCGATTCCGCGACGGTCTGCTCGAGTCAGACGAACCGGTCACAGAGCAGGTGATAGCCAAGTCACTCGGCCCGGCCGCCTGA
- a CDS encoding sugar phosphate isomerase/epimerase, whose amino-acid sequence MPNSKLAAQLYTLREFTKTPEDIARTMKKVRAIGYEAVQVSGMGPIDPHELRKIVDGEGLTICSTHIGYERMKNEPESVIEEHYVIGCKHPAVPSLPADYRNAEGYHRFAREASKVAKKLADGGLTWSYHNHSFELEKYGDKVGLEILRAESDPKYCNLEIDTYWIQHGGGDPAEWVARCKGRIPLIHLKDMGNKGGQPLMMEIGEGNLNWPRILGEAKKSGVKWYIIEQDVCQRDPFESLAISFHNLKAMGLE is encoded by the coding sequence ATGCCCAACTCAAAGCTTGCCGCGCAGTTGTACACCCTGCGCGAGTTCACCAAGACCCCCGAGGACATTGCTCGCACCATGAAGAAGGTTCGTGCGATCGGCTACGAGGCGGTACAGGTCTCCGGAATGGGGCCGATTGACCCGCACGAACTGCGCAAGATCGTTGACGGCGAGGGGTTGACGATCTGCTCTACGCATATCGGCTACGAGCGGATGAAGAACGAGCCCGAGTCCGTAATCGAGGAGCATTACGTCATCGGCTGCAAGCACCCGGCAGTCCCCAGCCTGCCTGCCGATTATCGGAATGCCGAGGGCTATCACAGGTTTGCCAGAGAGGCGTCCAAAGTGGCGAAGAAGCTCGCGGACGGCGGTCTGACCTGGAGCTATCACAATCACAGCTTCGAACTGGAGAAGTACGGCGACAAGGTCGGCCTTGAAATACTGCGCGCCGAGAGTGATCCGAAGTACTGCAACCTTGAAATAGACACTTACTGGATTCAGCACGGCGGCGGCGATCCCGCGGAGTGGGTCGCTAGATGCAAGGGGCGCATACCCCTGATACACCTCAAGGACATGGGCAACAAAGGCGGCCAGCCGTTGATGATGGAGATCGGCGAGGGTAATCTCAACTGGCCGAGAATCCTCGGGGAGGCAAAGAAGTCGGGCGTCAAATGGTACATAATCGAACAGGACGTGTGCCAGCGCGACCCGTTCGAGAGTCTGGCGATCAGTTTTCACAACCTGAAGGCCATGGGGCTGGAATGA
- a CDS encoding GNAT family N-acetyltransferase — translation MTHLQLESQRLILRPIEDADAQALYPLINDPDVALNTLSIPHPYPEDAYVPWIRQARESLLSGLSYQMAIILKETGQPIGGAGISDVCLAHGRAEMGCWLGKPHWGRGYATEAARLMVRFGFEELSLERMHAYCLERNKASVRVLEKVGLSLEGRIRHGVRKGGEYHDVLLFAVIRGDLDP, via the coding sequence ATGACGCATCTGCAGCTCGAGTCCCAGAGACTCATACTGCGGCCGATCGAGGACGCCGACGCTCAGGCACTCTACCCGCTCATCAACGATCCGGACGTGGCGCTGAACACGCTCTCCATACCGCATCCCTATCCCGAGGATGCCTACGTCCCCTGGATCCGACAGGCGAGGGAGTCCCTGCTCTCCGGGCTGAGCTATCAGATGGCGATAATCCTCAAGGAAACCGGGCAGCCGATAGGCGGCGCGGGCATCTCCGACGTCTGCCTCGCGCACGGCAGGGCCGAGATGGGATGCTGGCTCGGAAAACCGCACTGGGGCAGGGGATACGCGACCGAGGCCGCGCGCTTGATGGTCCGGTTCGGTTTCGAAGAACTGAGCCTCGAGCGGATGCATGCATACTGCCTCGAGCGCAACAAGGCGTCTGTCCGCGTGCTGGAGAAAGTGGGCCTCTCCCTGGAGGGCCGCATCCGACACGGAGTCAGGAAGGGCGGCGAATACCACGACGTCCTTCTCTTCGCGGTGATCAGAGGGGATCTCGACCCATGA
- a CDS encoding GNAT family N-acetyltransferase, with product MKLETERLVLRPLEESDEADLYPIFNDPEVTQNLLIRHPYPRERMLPWIRERIVAYRHRERYVFAMVLRHSSEVAGICGLVAVNWEHMNAELVYWLGRPHWNKGYVTEAARRMIRFGFEDLGFERISVGCFARNSASARVIEKLGFQPEGCARHEFLKDGEYLDALHFGMISGDYLKTGPERS from the coding sequence ATGAAACTCGAAACGGAGCGGCTGGTTCTCCGGCCGCTCGAGGAGTCCGATGAGGCCGATCTCTACCCGATCTTCAACGACCCGGAAGTCACACAGAACCTGCTCATACGGCATCCCTATCCCCGGGAGAGGATGCTTCCCTGGATACGTGAGCGCATCGTGGCCTACCGGCACAGGGAGAGGTATGTGTTCGCTATGGTGCTGAGGCACAGCAGCGAGGTCGCCGGCATATGCGGCTTGGTGGCCGTGAACTGGGAACACATGAACGCCGAACTGGTCTACTGGCTCGGCAGGCCGCACTGGAACAAGGGATACGTGACCGAGGCGGCCCGAAGGATGATCCGGTTCGGCTTCGAGGACCTCGGGTTCGAGCGCATATCGGTCGGCTGCTTCGCCCGGAACTCGGCGTCCGCGAGAGTTATCGAGAAGCTCGGCTTCCAGCCGGAGGGATGCGCGCGCCACGAGTTCCTCAAGGATGGCGAATACCTTGACGCCCTCCACTTCGGCATGATCAGCGGGGACTACCTCAAGACTGGCCCGGAGCGCTCCTGA